Proteins encoded together in one Vigna angularis cultivar LongXiaoDou No.4 chromosome 5, ASM1680809v1, whole genome shotgun sequence window:
- the LOC128196701 gene encoding uncharacterized protein LOC128196701 produces MATPSVTLASLQDTTHDYYIHPNENPSLVLVSPILEGHNYHGWARSMSMALQMKNKFGFVDGSIPCPAGTDPMVQAWKRCNNLVLSWINHSVSHEIATSIIWIDSAATAWKDLKDRFSQGDSVRISQLHQDLYSMHQSDLSVTAYYTKMKILWDELCNFRPIPECQSSASYPSHGSLAFFTQNFFDDNST; encoded by the exons atgGCTACTCCCTCTGTTACTCTCGCATCGTTGCAAGATACAACACATGACTATTACATTCATCCTAATGAGAATCCTTCATTGGTGCTTGTTTCCCCGATTCTTGAAGGTCACAATTATCATGGATGGGCTCGCTCGATGTCTATGGCACtacaaatgaagaataaatttgGCTTTGTTGATGGTTCCATTCCTTGTCCAGCTGGTACAGATCCAATGGTTCAAGCATGGAAGCGTTGCAATAATCTAGTTTTATCTTGGATCAATCATTCTGTTTCTCATGAGATTGCTACAAGTATTATTTGGATTGACTCTGCTGCTACGGCATGGAAGGATCTCAAAGATCGTTTCTCCCAAGGTGATTCTGTTCGAATTTCACAATTGCATCAAGATCTTTATTCAATGCATCAATCTGATCTAAGTGTTACTGCATATTACACTAAAATGAAGATTCTCTGGGATGAACTTTGCAATTTTCGCCCTATTCCTGAATGCCAATCTTCTGCTtctt ATCCTTCTCATGGATCCCTTGCCTTCTTTACCCAAAATTTTTTCGATGATAATTCAACATGA
- the LOC108338873 gene encoding uncharacterized protein LOC108338873 — translation MGVDYYKILQVDKNAKDDDLKKAYRKLAMKWHPDKNPNNKKEAEAKFKQISEAYEVLSDPQKKAIYDQYGEEGLKGQVPPPDAGGAGTTYFSTGDVPGSFRFNPRNADDIFAEFFGFSSPFGGMGGRGGGGGGGGGMRSRFPGGMFGDDMFASFGDGTVHMSQGAPRKAPPIENKLPCTLEEIYRGTTKKMKISREIADASGKTMPVEEILTINVKPGWKKGTKITFPEKGNEQPNVTPADLVFIIDEKPHGVFTRDGNDLVVTQKISLAEALTGYTVHLTTLDGRNLTIPISNVIHPSYEEVVTREGMPLPKDPSKKGNLRIKFNIKFPTRLTDEQKAGIKKLLAA, via the exons ATGGGTGTGGATTACTACAAGATCTTGCAGGTTGATAAAAACGCCAAAGACGATGACTTGAAGAAGGCTTACAGGAAACTTGCTATGAAATGGCACCCAGAtaaaaaccccaacaacaaaaagGAAGCCGAAGCTAAGTTTAAGCAGATTTCCGAAGCATACGAG GTGCTTAGCGATCCTCAAAAGAAAGCTATTTATGATCAATATGGAGAAGAGGGTCTGAAAGGTCAGGTTCCTCCTCCTGATGCTGGTGGTGCTGGAACTACATACTTTTCCACTGGAGATGTTCCGGGATCTTTTCGGTTCAATCCAAGGAATGCAGATGACATTTTTGCAGAATTTTTTGGCTTCTCAAGCCCATTTGGAGGAATGGGTGGGAGAGGTGGTGGCGGCGGAGGCGGAGGCGGCATGAGATCAAGGTTCCCTGGTGGGATGTTCGGTGATGATATGTTTGCATCTTTTGGGGATGGAACGGTACATATGAGTCAAGGGGCTCCTCGGAAAGCTCCTCCCATTGAGAACAAGTTGCCTTGCACTCTTGAGGAGATATATAGAGGAACtacaaagaagatgaagatctcTAGAGAAATTGCTGATGCCAGTGG CAAAACCATGCCAGTAGAAGAGATCTTAACCATTAATGTGAAGCCTGGCTGGAAGAAGGGAACAAAGATCACCTTCCCTGAAAAGGGAAATGAACAGCCAAATGTGACGCCGGCCGATCTCGTCTTCATCATTGACGAAAAGCCACACGGGGTCTTCACCCGTGACGGAAATGACCTTGTTGTAACGCAGAAGATTTCCCTTGCAGAGGCCTTAACTGGTTATACAGTGCACCTCACCACCCTGGATGGTAGAAACTTAACCATACCAATCAGCAATGTTATTCATCCCAGTTATGAAGAGGTTGTTACAAGAGAAGGCATGCCACTTCCAAAAGATCCATCAAAGAAGGGAAACTTGAGGATAAAGTTTAACATCAAGTTTCCAACTAGGCTCACTGATGAGCAAAAAGCAGGCATCAAGAAGCTCTTGGCTGCATGA